The following are encoded together in the Gammaproteobacteria bacterium genome:
- a CDS encoding integron integrase — protein MPTLQKPVASPFLASVSDYMAVRRYSKRTIKSYLYWIRYFIVHHGMRHPSEIGSKEIEQFLTYLAVEREVSIATQKIALNALAFLYNRVLENPLGELGNFNRARRQRNLPVVLTRLEIAQLLQHLSGTALLIASLLYGSGLRRTEAVRLRVKDIDLERHQLQVWNGKGYHNRLTTLAPELVPPLRSQIERVRLYLQEDSRHAHYAGVWMPDALARKYSAAAKTLGWQYLFPSPRLALDSHSSLLRRHHLHEANINRSIRQAARQARIDKHVTSHALRHSFATHLLEAGADIRTVQEQLGHRDVKTTEIYTHVLKRGARGVRSPLSDLNKT, from the coding sequence TGGCGGTGCGTCGCTATAGCAAACGCACGATCAAATCATATCTCTACTGGATCAGGTATTTTATCGTGCACCACGGTATGCGCCACCCGTCTGAAATAGGTTCGAAGGAGATTGAGCAATTCCTGACCTATCTCGCGGTGGAACGGGAGGTTTCCATTGCCACTCAGAAAATTGCGCTGAATGCGTTGGCTTTCCTGTACAACCGGGTGCTTGAAAACCCGTTGGGGGAACTGGGCAATTTCAATCGCGCCAGGCGTCAGCGCAATCTCCCGGTTGTGTTAACCCGGCTCGAGATCGCTCAGTTGCTGCAACACCTGTCAGGCACGGCCCTGTTGATTGCGTCGCTGCTCTATGGCTCGGGCTTACGCCGTACCGAAGCGGTTAGGCTAAGAGTCAAGGATATCGATTTGGAGCGCCACCAGTTACAGGTGTGGAATGGCAAGGGATACCATAACCGTTTGACCACGCTGGCACCTGAACTGGTGCCACCGTTGCGAAGCCAGATCGAAAGGGTGCGCCTGTACCTGCAGGAAGACAGCCGGCATGCGCACTATGCGGGTGTCTGGATGCCGGATGCGCTGGCGCGAAAATATTCCGCAGCGGCCAAAACCCTGGGGTGGCAGTACCTGTTCCCGTCTCCGCGCCTGGCGCTAGACTCGCACAGCAGTTTACTCCGGCGTCACCATCTCCATGAGGCCAACATCAATCGGTCAATCCGGCAGGCGGCGCGCCAGGCACGCATCGACAAGCACGTCACCAGCCATGCCCTGCGGCACTCGTTTGCCACCCACCTGCTCGAAGCGGGCGCCGACATCCGCACCGTGCAGGAGCAGCTGGGCCATCGGGATGTCAAGACGACCGAGATCTATACCCATGTGCTTAAACGCGGCGCACGTGGAGTGCGTAGCCCGTTAAGCGATTTGAATAAAACGTGA
- a CDS encoding alpha/beta hydrolase, with protein sequence MADESLVIDTGVHAPDACVIWLHGLGADGHDFEPIVPELRLDPGLNIRFVFPHAPMMPVTINQGFVMRAWFDIGTADISAEVDEKGIRASANLVDKLIDAEIASGIAPERIVLAGFSQGGAIVLHAGLRYGKQLAGIIALSSFLPLAETLEREKSKVNAGLPILLAHGSADPVVPVVLAYETRGELEKHGYAVEWHEYKGMAHSVSEQEIFHLAEWLEQRII encoded by the coding sequence ATGGCTGACGAATCCCTGGTAATTGACACCGGCGTGCACGCGCCTGATGCCTGCGTCATCTGGTTGCATGGCCTCGGCGCCGATGGTCACGATTTTGAGCCCATCGTGCCTGAACTGCGTCTCGACCCCGGCCTCAACATCCGCTTCGTTTTTCCGCACGCGCCGATGATGCCGGTCACCATCAACCAGGGTTTCGTGATGCGCGCCTGGTTTGATATCGGTACTGCAGACATCAGCGCCGAGGTCGACGAGAAGGGTATTCGTGCATCTGCCAACCTGGTCGATAAGCTCATCGATGCCGAAATTGCCAGTGGCATTGCACCTGAGCGCATCGTGCTTGCCGGTTTCTCGCAGGGTGGCGCCATTGTATTACACGCCGGCCTGCGTTACGGCAAGCAACTTGCCGGTATTATCGCTTTATCGAGTTTCCTGCCGCTCGCGGAAACACTGGAGCGCGAAAAGTCCAAGGTCAATGCAGGCCTTCCAATTCTGCTGGCGCATGGATCGGCTGACCCCGTGGTGCCGGTTGTCCTCGCTTACGAGACCCGTGGCGAGCTTGAAAAGCACGGTTACGCGGTTGAATGGCATGAGTACAAGGGCATGGCACACAGCGTTTCGGAACAGGAAATCTTCCATCTCGCCGAGTGGCTTGAACAGAGAATTATATAA
- the argH gene encoding argininosuccinate lyase, whose translation MSKDDTRMWGGRFNQPTDEFVQAFTASVGFDRRLAHADIEGSRAHAMMLKHIGVLSSDELTAIKYGLQQIREEIDAGKFAWSVALEDVHMNIEARLTELIGDAGKKLHTGRSRNDQIATDIRLYLREQITVCMQGIRSFQNGLLDVAEREVETIMPGFTHLQVAQPVSFGHHMLAWFEMLDRDHGRLSDCAVRMNQMPLGSAALAGTSFELDREYTAELLGFDMPSRNSIDAVSDRDFAIEFCAAAAICMMHLSRMAEELVLWSSAQYDFIQLPDRYCTGSSIMPQKKNPDVPELVRGKSARVSGHLMSLLMLMKAQPLAYNKDNQEDKEPLFDTLDTLIDSLRAFADMVPALSVNREKTYQAAQQGYATATDLADYLVKKGVTFRDAHEAVGKAVAFAIKQGKDLSACTLKELQKFDKRIEEDVFEVLTLEGSINARNITGGTAPEQVLFQVNAGRERIKD comes from the coding sequence ATGAGCAAAGATGATACCCGCATGTGGGGCGGGCGCTTCAATCAACCCACCGACGAGTTCGTGCAGGCCTTTACTGCTTCGGTCGGTTTCGATCGGCGGCTCGCGCATGCCGATATCGAAGGTTCACGCGCCCATGCCATGATGCTGAAACACATCGGCGTGCTCAGTTCGGATGAGCTGACCGCAATCAAGTACGGTCTGCAGCAAATTCGTGAAGAAATCGACGCCGGCAAGTTCGCCTGGTCGGTGGCACTCGAAGACGTGCATATGAACATCGAGGCACGCCTGACCGAACTGATCGGCGATGCCGGCAAGAAACTGCACACCGGTCGCTCGCGCAATGATCAGATCGCAACCGATATTCGACTTTACCTGCGTGAACAGATCACGGTTTGCATGCAAGGTATTCGCAGCTTTCAAAACGGGCTGCTCGATGTTGCCGAACGCGAAGTCGAAACCATTATGCCCGGCTTTACCCACCTGCAGGTCGCCCAACCGGTAAGTTTCGGGCATCACATGCTGGCCTGGTTTGAAATGCTCGATCGCGACCATGGACGACTGTCAGACTGCGCGGTACGCATGAACCAGATGCCGCTGGGCAGTGCCGCTTTGGCTGGCACTTCTTTCGAACTCGACCGGGAGTACACGGCCGAACTACTGGGCTTTGACATGCCCAGCCGCAACTCGATCGACGCGGTTAGCGATCGCGATTTCGCGATCGAATTTTGCGCTGCTGCCGCGATCTGCATGATGCACCTGTCGCGCATGGCCGAGGAGCTGGTGCTGTGGTCGAGTGCACAGTACGATTTTATCCAGCTGCCCGATCGCTATTGCACGGGCTCTTCGATCATGCCGCAAAAGAAAAACCCGGACGTGCCCGAGCTGGTGCGTGGTAAATCCGCGCGCGTGAGCGGACACCTGATGAGCCTGTTGATGCTGATGAAAGCGCAACCGCTTGCGTATAACAAGGATAACCAGGAAGACAAGGAGCCGTTGTTCGACACCCTCGACACCTTGATCGATTCGCTGCGCGCGTTCGCCGACATGGTGCCCGCACTAAGTGTCAACCGGGAAAAAACCTACCAGGCCGCGCAACAGGGGTATGCGACCGCGACCGATCTCGCCGATTACCTGGTCAAAAAAGGCGTGACCTTCCGCGACGCACACGAAGCAGTCGGCAAGGCTGTCGCATTTGCGATCAAGCAAGGCAAGGATCTCAGTGCATGCACGTTGAAAGAATTGCAGAAGTTCGACAAGCGCATCGAAGAGGATGTGTTCGAGGTGCTGACGCTCGAAGGCTCAATCAATGCGCGCAACATCACCGGCGGAACCGCGCCCGAACAGGTGCTGTTCCAGGTCAACGCTGGCCGCGAAAGAATCAAGGACTAA
- a CDS encoding histidine kinase — protein MPDNTEKSIPGSKNSTYLPNFCDGEAFLRLLLVVELIAIVFALVSFGGGSLFVHISLISVAMLWVGMATAAVLCVLMRKSWLGSHLRTTIIAISTTLLMTLLVSFGSLSMGEMLRFGPTAQDVGYTLTRNLAVAAILIGLALRYFYLHYESDQRLQVQAQARLQALQARIRPHFLFNSMNTIASLTHDQPDLAEQAIENLSDLFRASLAAESSISLQQELELTRSYIELEALRLGDRLELIWKLPSPPPSLNLPALTLQPLVENAIYHGIEPLPTGGIIEIEIRQSDTDTEILISNPVIPVQQSERRQGNRMAMENIKERLALAFDGLASMALSETETRYTIKLTIPTAETS, from the coding sequence ATGCCAGATAATACAGAAAAAAGTATACCCGGCTCCAAAAACTCGACTTACCTGCCCAACTTCTGCGATGGCGAGGCATTTTTACGCCTGTTGCTGGTGGTCGAATTGATCGCGATTGTATTCGCACTGGTCAGCTTCGGTGGCGGTAGCCTGTTCGTGCATATCTCGCTAATTTCGGTTGCGATGCTGTGGGTTGGCATGGCGACCGCGGCGGTGTTATGCGTGCTAATGCGTAAGAGTTGGCTCGGTAGTCATCTGCGCACCACGATCATCGCAATTTCGACAACCCTGCTGATGACCTTGCTGGTCAGTTTCGGGAGTTTGAGCATGGGTGAAATGCTACGCTTTGGACCCACCGCGCAGGATGTCGGTTATACGTTGACGCGCAACCTGGCGGTAGCGGCAATCCTGATCGGTCTCGCGTTGCGTTACTTTTACCTCCACTACGAGTCCGATCAACGCCTTCAGGTGCAGGCACAGGCGCGACTGCAGGCACTGCAGGCGCGCATACGACCGCATTTCCTGTTCAACAGCATGAATACCATCGCCAGTCTTACCCATGACCAGCCGGATCTCGCCGAACAGGCGATTGAGAATCTGTCGGACCTGTTTCGAGCAAGCCTGGCGGCTGAGTCCAGTATCTCCCTGCAACAGGAACTCGAGTTGACGCGCAGCTATATCGAGCTCGAGGCCCTGCGCCTGGGCGATCGGCTCGAGCTGATCTGGAAACTGCCATCACCGCCACCATCACTTAACCTGCCGGCGCTGACCCTGCAACCGCTGGTGGAAAACGCGATATACCATGGGATTGAACCCCTGCCCACCGGTGGCATCATCGAGATCGAAATTCGTCAATCTGACACCGATACTGAAATACTAATCTCCAACCCGGTGATACCGGTACAACAGTCGGAACGCCGCCAGGGTAATCGCATGGCGATGGAGAATATTAAGGAACGCCTGGCGCTGGCTTTTGATGGACTGGCTTCAATGGCGTTATCCGAGACTGAGACACGCTATACTATAAAGTTAACGATTCCAACGGCGGAGACTTCGTGA
- a CDS encoding LytTR family DNA-binding domain-containing protein, giving the protein MKILIVDDEKPARDRLARMVGELDAHELVGEAVNGLEALGMAQSLEPDIVLLDIRMPGMDGIEAARHIAKLDEPPAVIFITAFSDHALEAFETHAVDYLLKPVKQERLQAALDATIRPTRAQASRSNGVLSGLEARQHICARVRGSLVLVPIDNIYYFHAEQKYVTVRHTEGEVLIEDALKGLESEFGDRFHRIHRNALVSLSRLAGMQSENDGHRVIFRDIDDTLEVSRRHLPGVRKIIRNL; this is encoded by the coding sequence GTGAAAATCCTGATAGTCGACGATGAAAAGCCGGCACGTGATCGCCTGGCGCGCATGGTAGGCGAACTCGATGCACATGAGCTGGTGGGCGAGGCGGTTAACGGGCTCGAGGCACTCGGCATGGCGCAAAGCCTGGAACCCGATATCGTGCTACTCGATATCCGGATGCCGGGCATGGATGGCATTGAAGCCGCGCGCCATATCGCCAAGCTCGATGAACCACCAGCGGTCATTTTTATTACCGCGTTTTCGGACCATGCCCTCGAAGCCTTCGAAACCCATGCGGTCGACTACCTGCTGAAGCCGGTCAAGCAGGAGCGCCTGCAGGCGGCGCTGGATGCAACCATCCGTCCGACCCGCGCCCAGGCCTCCCGCAGCAACGGTGTGCTGTCAGGGCTCGAGGCGCGCCAGCATATTTGTGCACGGGTACGCGGCAGCCTAGTGCTGGTACCGATCGATAACATCTATTATTTTCACGCCGAACAGAAATATGTCACCGTACGCCATACCGAGGGCGAGGTTTTGATCGAGGACGCGCTCAAGGGCCTTGAGTCCGAGTTTGGCGACCGCTTCCATCGCATCCATCGTAACGCGCTGGTCAGCCTGTCGCGACTGGCCGGGATGCAATCCGAAAATGACGGCCACCGGGTCATCTTCCGCGATATTGACGATACCCTCGAAGTCAGCCGCCGGCATTTGCCGGGCGTGCGCAAGATTATCAGGAACCTGTAA
- the hemC gene encoding hydroxymethylbilane synthase, translated as MTETRSELRIATRASPLALWQAEHVAARLEALHSHLKVSLVTMKTRGDKMLDSPLAKVGGKGLFVKELEQGLLDGRADLAVHSLKDVPVHFPDGLELALVMEREDPRDAFVSNRYARLSEMPDGTLVGTSSLRRQTQLRERYPGLRVDWLRGNVNTRLSKLDAGEFDAIILAAAGLQRLGFAERIKVAIEPEECLPAIGQGVLGIEIRGDDQQLRELIAPLEHTETTLRIVAERALNQTLNGGCQVPIAGYAVLEQDQIYLRGLVGEPDGSKILRAEIRGNRSEAHDLGVQLAHQLLAQGADSILARLRD; from the coding sequence ATGACCGAGACCCGATCTGAATTGCGCATCGCTACCCGTGCCAGCCCGCTGGCGCTGTGGCAGGCAGAGCATGTGGCGGCTCGTCTCGAAGCATTGCATTCACATCTCAAGGTTTCGCTGGTGACGATGAAAACCCGCGGCGACAAGATGCTCGATTCACCGCTTGCCAAGGTTGGCGGCAAGGGCCTGTTTGTCAAGGAGCTGGAGCAGGGTTTGCTCGACGGTCGCGCCGACCTGGCGGTGCATTCACTCAAGGATGTGCCGGTACATTTTCCGGACGGGCTTGAGCTCGCACTCGTTATGGAACGTGAAGACCCGCGCGATGCCTTCGTTTCGAATCGGTATGCCAGGCTCTCCGAAATGCCTGATGGCACGCTGGTCGGCACTTCCAGCCTGCGTCGTCAGACCCAGTTACGTGAACGTTATCCCGGGCTGCGAGTCGACTGGTTGCGCGGCAATGTCAATACCCGCCTGTCGAAACTTGATGCCGGCGAGTTCGATGCCATTATCCTCGCGGCAGCGGGATTGCAGCGCCTCGGCTTTGCCGAGCGCATCAAGGTCGCGATTGAGCCTGAAGAGTGCCTGCCAGCTATTGGCCAGGGCGTGCTCGGTATCGAGATTCGTGGCGATGACCAGCAACTGCGCGAACTGATTGCGCCGCTTGAGCATACTGAAACCACGCTCCGGATCGTGGCCGAGCGTGCCTTGAATCAAACCCTGAATGGTGGCTGCCAGGTACCGATCGCCGGGTATGCGGTACTTGAGCAGGATCAGATATACCTGCGGGGGTTGGTGGGGGAGCCCGACGGCAGTAAAATTCTACGAGCCGAAATCCGCGGTAACCGCTCCGAGGCGCACGATCTGGGAGTACAACTGGCACATCAACTGCTGGCACAGGGTGCCGATAGCATTCTCGCCAGGCTACGGGATTAA
- a CDS encoding uroporphyrinogen-III synthase, whose amino-acid sequence MVSGLQGQVILNTRPRHQQAELTALLERDGARVLSFPVIEIAPIENPDLEQRLAREIPQFDILLFVSRNAVDGAFRMLDASRLASNRSFGVIGTATRRALADRVANLDQCLVAGEPYNSEALLDADELQQVAGKRIMIFRGQQGRNLLGEELVARGAEVRYCEVYRRELPQRDLSAFNRLVAETFPTLAILTSNEGMHNLFELVDADAAERLRQIPWLLISERMRESALKLGHNATIVIARSASDEGVQQSISEWADQR is encoded by the coding sequence ATGGTGTCAGGGCTGCAGGGCCAGGTAATTCTGAATACCCGGCCTCGGCATCAGCAGGCCGAACTCACCGCGCTACTCGAGCGGGATGGTGCGCGGGTCTTGTCGTTTCCGGTAATTGAAATCGCACCAATTGAAAATCCTGACCTTGAACAACGCCTGGCCCGGGAGATCCCGCAGTTCGATATCCTATTGTTTGTCAGTCGTAACGCGGTCGATGGCGCATTTCGTATGCTCGACGCGTCGCGGCTTGCATCGAACCGGTCTTTTGGCGTGATCGGTACAGCGACACGACGCGCGCTGGCCGACCGGGTCGCGAACCTGGATCAGTGCCTGGTCGCGGGCGAACCCTATAACAGTGAAGCCTTGCTTGATGCCGATGAATTGCAGCAGGTTGCAGGTAAACGCATTATGATTTTTCGCGGTCAACAGGGGCGCAACCTGCTCGGAGAAGAACTGGTTGCACGCGGTGCCGAGGTCCGCTATTGCGAGGTCTATCGCCGCGAGCTGCCGCAACGTGATCTATCTGCCTTCAATCGACTGGTTGCCGAGACGTTTCCAACGCTTGCAATATTGACCAGCAACGAGGGCATGCATAACCTGTTTGAGCTGGTGGATGCCGATGCCGCGGAGCGATTACGCCAGATCCCGTGGCTTTTGATCAGCGAAAGAATGCGTGAATCGGCGTTGAAACTGGGACATAATGCGACCATCGTTATCGCACGCAGCGCCAGCGACGAAGGCGTTCAGCAGTCGATAAGCGAATGGGCTGATCAGCGATAA
- a CDS encoding uroporphyrinogen-III C-methyltransferase, which yields MIKEESSGDKETGTEVQSTDTDNAETSDLEIELETEESGNGEISPAAEPEGEAPVESDTSSEPGDEVPEEAEISPEPKPETEQNVPPKPRRSWFGFFNFLLILVLAGAAGYYWWQQQQVARDYESALTDLEQQLASKAENARLESSLSPLKSDLGSLGRKLDELGVEQQGLRESSEKLYELYGRDKNDWQLAEVEYLMRVAQHKLILQDDFEGAAITLQAASDRIALTADPGLLPVRVKISEEIADLKTRKRADLVGMTLILAQLRRQVRVLEPGFALRVDEPASPAPETPASQDWFDRFNAFIDSLVKVRNEATQPSEIEANIADVGETLEDNLKLARWAVLERDGRQYLRLIEQSLRLFREFYDLDNAANHDFMTQLQELQKMELKPEKPDITGSLRELLRILSQRENEPQPDATEAPEPDNG from the coding sequence ATGATTAAAGAAGAATCATCAGGCGACAAGGAAACCGGTACCGAGGTCCAGTCTACCGATACGGATAACGCGGAGACAAGCGATCTCGAAATCGAGCTTGAAACTGAAGAATCTGGCAATGGCGAAATTTCGCCGGCAGCTGAACCCGAGGGAGAGGCACCTGTAGAATCCGATACCTCGTCCGAACCCGGAGACGAGGTACCCGAAGAAGCTGAAATCTCGCCCGAGCCCAAACCCGAGACAGAACAGAATGTACCGCCTAAACCGCGCCGCTCCTGGTTCGGCTTTTTCAATTTCCTGTTAATCCTGGTGCTCGCGGGTGCCGCGGGTTATTACTGGTGGCAACAGCAACAGGTCGCTCGAGACTATGAGTCCGCACTCACCGATCTCGAACAGCAACTCGCCAGCAAGGCTGAAAATGCCCGGCTCGAATCCAGCCTGTCGCCCCTTAAAAGCGATCTCGGCAGTCTCGGCAGAAAGCTCGACGAGCTCGGGGTCGAACAGCAGGGCTTGCGGGAGTCGAGCGAAAAGCTCTACGAGCTGTATGGTCGCGACAAGAATGACTGGCAGCTTGCAGAAGTCGAGTACCTGATGCGTGTAGCCCAGCACAAGCTGATCCTGCAGGACGACTTCGAAGGTGCCGCGATCACGCTGCAGGCGGCCAGTGACCGGATCGCGCTCACCGCTGATCCCGGTTTATTGCCGGTCCGGGTCAAGATCAGCGAGGAAATCGCCGACCTCAAAACACGCAAGCGCGCCGACCTGGTGGGCATGACGCTGATCCTGGCGCAATTGCGGCGCCAGGTGCGGGTGCTTGAACCCGGCTTCGCGTTGCGCGTGGACGAACCTGCCTCGCCAGCACCGGAAACTCCGGCATCACAGGACTGGTTCGATCGGTTCAACGCGTTTATCGATTCATTGGTCAAGGTGCGCAACGAGGCAACCCAGCCTTCCGAGATCGAGGCCAATATTGCCGATGTCGGTGAAACCCTGGAAGACAACCTGAAGCTTGCGCGCTGGGCGGTGCTCGAGCGTGACGGCAGGCAGTACCTGCGTTTGATCGAGCAGAGCCTGCGCCTGTTTCGCGAATTCTACGATCTCGATAACGCGGCCAACCATGACTTCATGACCCAGTTGCAGGAACTGCAGAAAATGGAGTTAAAACCGGAAAAACCGGACATCACCGGTTCGTTGCGCGAATTGCTGCGCATTCTAAGCCAGCGTGAGAACGAACCGCAACCCGATGCAACCGAAGCCCCGGAGCCTGACAATGGTTAA
- a CDS encoding heme biosynthesis protein HemY: MVKFIVGLLILVILVLGAVLLVREDPGFLLLRYRDYSVETTLAFALAALIVVVIAIYYALRFLRGIWRLPRTVRRQSQNRRYARARRQLNMGLIDLAEGRFEKAEVQLMRLVDHSDSPLVHYLAAARAAQLQGKHDARDNYLKDAHEANPDAELAIGVTQAELQLAHKQTEQALATLTHLHSIAPRHDYVTMLLARAYHDLKDWGALVEILPEVRRKKLFKEARIKEIEQATYRGILDQSRDDQQGFEQAWSKIPKDLQSDVVMTRYYLDLVASQGWRSSKAEQLFLKSLDNQWDDELIESYGRFEAKDANLQLSRAEKWLDDFGQNENLLLALGRIAMRARLWGKAQGYFEASIGARATPAACLALAELFEDQLQQPDKAAHYYQQGLKLSLEKNS; this comes from the coding sequence ATGGTTAAGTTTATCGTCGGCCTGTTAATCCTGGTAATTCTGGTGCTCGGCGCCGTATTGCTGGTGCGCGAAGATCCGGGTTTCCTGTTGCTGCGTTACCGTGATTACTCGGTTGAAACCACGCTTGCGTTTGCGCTGGCAGCGCTGATCGTAGTGGTGATCGCGATTTATTATGCACTCCGGTTCCTGCGCGGCATCTGGCGCCTGCCCCGCACGGTGCGTCGCCAGTCGCAAAACCGGCGTTATGCCCGGGCAAGGCGGCAACTTAACATGGGTCTGATCGACCTCGCCGAGGGACGATTCGAAAAGGCGGAGGTTCAGTTGATGCGCCTCGTCGATCACAGCGATAGCCCGCTGGTGCATTATCTTGCGGCGGCCCGCGCGGCCCAACTGCAGGGCAAACACGACGCCAGGGATAATTACCTGAAGGATGCCCACGAAGCCAATCCCGATGCGGAGCTCGCGATCGGTGTTACCCAGGCCGAACTCCAGCTTGCGCATAAGCAGACCGAGCAGGCATTGGCGACGTTGACCCATCTGCACAGTATCGCGCCGCGCCACGACTACGTGACCATGTTACTGGCACGCGCCTACCATGATCTGAAAGACTGGGGGGCGTTGGTTGAAATTCTGCCGGAGGTGAGACGCAAGAAATTGTTCAAGGAAGCGCGAATCAAGGAGATCGAACAGGCGACCTACCGCGGAATACTTGATCAGTCCCGCGATGACCAGCAAGGTTTTGAACAGGCCTGGAGTAAAATTCCCAAGGACCTGCAATCGGATGTTGTCATGACACGCTACTATCTCGACCTGGTGGCGAGCCAGGGCTGGCGCAGCAGTAAAGCCGAGCAGCTCTTCCTGAAATCGCTGGATAATCAATGGGATGACGAGTTGATAGAGAGCTACGGTCGATTCGAAGCGAAAGACGCGAACCTGCAACTGTCGCGCGCCGAAAAATGGCTCGATGACTTCGGTCAGAATGAAAATCTGCTGTTGGCGCTGGGGCGGATTGCGATGCGCGCGCGTCTGTGGGGTAAAGCCCAGGGCTATTTTGAAGCCAGTATTGGCGCCAGGGCAACACCGGCTGCCTGCCTCGCACTTGCAGAGCTGTTCGAGGACCAGTTACAACAGCCCGATAAGGCTGCCCATTATTACCAGCAGGGACTCAAGCTCAGTCTTGAAAAAAATTCCTGA
- a CDS encoding methyltransferase domain-containing protein — METYDKKAAELIERSYRTPEIVNQRLRTLAALALANGESVLDAGCGTGLLLEQEALAVGPEGRAEGVDFSEAMLAHARRRCGGLEQVNLQQGSIETLPFDEASFDALSCTQTLLYVKDLEKALAEFYRLLRPGGRIAIIETDWSGAIINSLDQSVTRKILDSWGRAVINPSLPRRLRPILRKFGFDAVRVEAIPVLNASYTENSFSANMLQNFASAARKVDAISAEESETWLEGIERIIQADEYFFCVNRFLFTAIR, encoded by the coding sequence ATGGAAACCTATGATAAAAAAGCAGCCGAGCTGATCGAGCGCAGCTACCGGACCCCCGAAATTGTGAATCAACGGTTGCGCACGCTGGCCGCGCTCGCGCTTGCCAACGGTGAATCCGTTCTTGATGCCGGGTGCGGCACCGGGCTACTGCTGGAACAGGAGGCACTTGCCGTGGGTCCCGAGGGGCGAGCCGAGGGAGTTGATTTTAGCGAGGCAATGCTGGCCCACGCGCGCCGGCGTTGTGGTGGGCTCGAACAGGTCAACCTGCAGCAGGGTAGTATTGAAACCCTGCCATTCGACGAGGCCAGTTTCGATGCACTGAGTTGCACCCAGACCTTGCTCTACGTAAAGGACCTGGAAAAAGCGCTGGCCGAGTTTTATCGTCTGCTAAGGCCGGGTGGACGCATCGCCATCATCGAAACCGACTGGAGCGGTGCGATCATCAACAGCCTTGACCAGTCCGTGACTCGCAAAATTCTTGATTCCTGGGGACGCGCCGTGATTAATCCGAGCCTGCCGCGCCGCTTGCGTCCCATTCTCAGGAAATTCGGCTTCGACGCAGTGCGCGTGGAAGCAATACCGGTACTCAACGCAAGTTACACGGAGAACAGTTTCTCGGCGAACATGCTGCAAAATTTTGCCAGTGCAGCACGCAAGGTGGATGCTATCTCGGCGGAGGAATCCGAGACCTGGCTCGAAGGTATCGAGCGTATTATTCAGGCGGACGAATACTTTTTTTGTGTTAACCGATTCCTGTTTACCGCGATAAGATAG
- a CDS encoding GFA family protein — translation MTHHYEGSCHCGAVRFAYDGEEITQALRCTCSICRRKGALMSTEAIPVEALKIEANPDDIGLYQFGSKVAKHYFCKHCGIYTHNEMLRIPGHCRVNLGCIDDIDTSDMEVTVFDGKNLL, via the coding sequence ATGACACATCACTACGAAGGTAGCTGCCACTGCGGCGCAGTCAGGTTTGCTTACGATGGTGAGGAAATCACGCAGGCACTGCGCTGCACCTGCTCGATTTGCCGGCGCAAGGGCGCGCTGATGAGTACCGAAGCGATCCCGGTGGAGGCGCTTAAAATCGAGGCCAACCCTGACGATATAGGGCTTTACCAGTTCGGTAGCAAAGTTGCCAAGCACTACTTCTGTAAACACTGCGGTATTTACACCCATAACGAAATGCTACGCATTCCGGGTCATTGCCGTGTTAACCTCGGTTGTATCGACGATATCGATACCAGCGACATGGAAGTTACCGTGTTTGATGGTAAAAACCTGCTCTAG